Proteins from one Porites lutea chromosome 3, jaPorLute2.1, whole genome shotgun sequence genomic window:
- the LOC140930812 gene encoding uncharacterized protein codes for MVQYFAVFLVFSFSGVSLGTTTSPQQQNTAKLKDLCEKSILSHGFPGIPGSNGMPGMPGVPGPQGPQGREGLKGQIGDKGSQGVQGPRGDRGREGPPGKSGPSGIMGIKGEPGLLGMKGEPGIMGNQGIKGDKGEKGESVKASQASVVPQTNWKQCVWKSDGYTDNGKIKECAFNKLKSDSALKVSFQGNMRVYGHTKGNRWYFKFNGNECTGPMTIEAVIYNEWSSGNSNLYHHRSFEGYCENIRKGAVRVELWVGKCGSFTLGNAHTGWNSVSRIMIEEVSRPQS; via the exons ATGGTTCAGTATTTCgctgttttcttggttttctcttTCTCCGGCGTTTCACTGGGAACAACCACCTCACCTCAGCAACAAAACACCGCAAAGTTAAAAGATTTATGCGAG AAATCTATACTGAGTCATGGTTTTCCAGGCATTCCAGGGTCAAATGGCATGCCGGGAATGCCCGGCGTGCCTGGGCCGCAGGGACCTCAGGGAAGAGAAGGTCTAAAAGGACAAATTGGTGATAAGGGATCACAAGGAGTGCAGGGTCCAAGAGGAGACAGGGGGCGCGAAGGGCCTCCCGGGAAGAGCGGACCGTCAggaattatggggataaaagGAGAACCGGGACTTCTGGGAATGAAAGGAGAGCCAGGCATTATGGGAAATCAAGGAATAAAAGGAGAcaaaggagagaaaggagaaagcGTCAAAGCAAGTCAAGCAAGTGTGGTACCTCAAACCAACTGGAAACAATGTGTGTGGAAATCAGACGGCTATACCGATAACGGAAAGATCAAG GAGTGTGCTTTCAACAAATTAAAGTCGGATTCAGCGCTCAAAGTCTCGTTCCAGGGAAACATGAGGGTCTATGGTCATACTAAGGGTAATCGGTGGTACTTCAAGTTCAATGGAAACGAATGTACTGGACCAATGACGATTGAGGCTGTTATTTACAACGAATGGTCATCAGGAAATTCTAATCTGTATCATCATCGGTCATTTGAGGGGTACTGTGAGAACATTCGAAAAGGCGCAGTTAGAGTGGAATTATGGGTAGGAAAGTGTGGTAGCTTCACCCTGGGTAATGCTCACACTGGGTGGAATTCAGTATCCCGGATAATGATAGAAGAAGTATCTAGGCCCCAGTCCTAA